The DNA region GTGGATCGGATACACATTGTTGTCGGTCAGCAGGACGGCCGCCAGGATGGCCTCGGGGCTTGCGATCAGCGGCATCGCCAAGGGGAAAATCGCCGGATCCTCCCCTCTAGCCGCCTTCGCCTCTTGCTGGTGCCCGAAGATCATCTGCAGGGCAAACAAAAAAAGGATCGATCCGCCCGCTACCTGAAAGGAGGCGATGCGCACGTGCATCGCCTCGAGCAGTACCTGGCCAAGAAAGACCGAGCTGCCCAAGACCAGCGCGGCATAGAGAACCGCCCGCCGGGCTATCGTCCTCCTTTCGGCATCGGAAAGGCCCGCGGTGAGATGAAAAAAAAAGCCCAAGACTCCCACAGGGTTGATCGTGGCAAAGAAGATCAAGGAATCTTGCCCGATTTTCTGCGCGATCATCCCCGCCATCAATTTCTCCTGCCGGCTCTCACTTTCGCTGTCGCCGCCACGCCGCGCAAGGCGCAAATCAATGACTTGTCAAAGACGGAGCCCTGGGCATCAATAGGTGGAATGCCGCCTAAGAAAGCCGTCGTCCCCCGCCGGCTCCCCGCTGCGATCGGCCCCTATTCGCCGGGAATCACCATCGGAGAGCTCTGCTTCGTCTCCGGCCAACTTCCGCTGCCTCCGGACGGCGGGCCGCTGCCCGAAACGATCGAACGGCAGACCGAGCAGGCGATCCGCAACTTGGAGGCCGTGCTCGCGGAGGAGGGATTGGGCCTGGCGGATGTCGTCAAGGTCTCGGTCTTCTTGACCGATCTCGACGACTTCGCCGCCATGAACGGGATCTATGCGCAACGCTTTCCGGCCCCACGGCCCGCCCGCACGGTCGTCGAGGTCAGCCGCCTTCCGCAGGGCAGCCGGATCGAAATCGAAGCGATCGCGCACCGCTAACTGCCATGGACCTGCTCGAGCAGCTGCGCGCCACCGGCGCGCTCCTGGAAGGCCACTTCGTCCTCCGCTCCGGCTTGCACAGCCGGCAATTCCTCCAGTGTGCGCTCCTCCTGCAGCACGCCCGGCTGGCTTCGGAAGTCTGCGGATCGCTTGCCGACCGCGTCCGGGACCTCCCTTTTCCCACCGTGATCTCCACGGCGCTGGGGGGTATCCCCGTCGGGCAGGAGCTAGCCCGTCAGCTTGACCGCCGCCACATCTATACGGAAAAGGAAGGGGATCGGCTCTTCCTGAAACGATTTACGGTCGCCCGAGGCGAAGGGCTCCTCATCGCCGAAGATGTGGTGACCACAGGAGGAGCGATCCGGGAGGTCATGGCCGCCGCCCGGAGCGCGGGCGGGCGGATCGTCGGAATCGCCTGCCTGGTCGACCGGAGCCCGAAACCGATCGATTTCGGCGTCCCCTTGATTTCGCTCCTCCGGCTGCCGATCGAGGTCTTCCCGCCGGATCGGCTGCCCGAGGATCTCCGAGACATTCCCGCAGTTCGCCCATAGCGGAGATTTTCTTGTGAAGGAAGTTCTTATGCAGGCACCCGGCTGGTGGCTTTTGGCAGGCGCCATTCTCCTCGAGGTGACGGGGACCATCTGCCTGAAGATCTCGCAGGGATTCACCCGCGCCCTTCCCGCCGCTTTGGTGCTTGTCTTCTCCGGCGCTGCCTTTGTCTTGATGGCGCACGCCATGAAGAGCCTCGAAATGGGGGTCGCCTACGCGGTGTGGGCGGGAGCGGGGACCGCGCTGACCGCGGTAATCGGCGTTTTCTTGCTGGGAGAGAGCTTCCATTGGCAGAAGCTCTTCGGCATTGCCTGCATCATCCTCGGCGTCACCGCTCTCCAGGCCGTCCGTAGTTGAGCGCCCGCACGAACCGGCCGAAGCGGCAGGCTACCCGTGCCTAGTCCAGTCGAGCGCCTTTTTCCGCAGCTCGTAGACGAGGCCTACCCCGAGCACGGCCAGGAAGAAAAGCATGGCGAAAAGAATCCGGGGCCCGTACGCGAGCTCCTGGCGATAGACGACTGCCCAGGCGAAAAAGAAGACGGTCTCGATGTCGAAGAGGATAAAGAGCATCGCCACCATGTAAAACTTGACGGTGAAACGGGGATTCGTCGGGCCCATCGGATCCTTCCCGCATTCGTAGGGAATGTCCTTGGCCGGGGTCCGGCGTCCCCGCTGGCCGAGCAGGATCGCTCCTCCCAGCATGGAGACGGCGACCACGACTGCGATCACCGTCTGGAACAAGATTGGGACATACTCAAGATTCATGCTACCCTCCAATCGGACACCCTACGAAGAACCCTCTCACGGGGAAAGCACGTTTTTCCTCTTTTCCAACGGGTGGCCTCTTGGGAAAAACGGACAAGAACGAAGAGGAAGCGGCGCACGGGCATGCGGCTTTTTTTCGCACTCTGGCCGTCCCCACGAGAGCAGGTGCGCTTCCGGGAGGCCGCGCAAGGTTTCGAACGGACCGTCTCCTGCCGGTGGACCGCCCAGGAGAACCTCCATCTGACTCTTCTCTTCCTCCCTTCGGTGGATGAGGAGCGGATCGACTCTCTTATTTCTCTGGTTACCCCTTGCGCGCTCCCCAGGATTTGTCTCCATCTCGACCGGCTGCTCTTGCAGCCTGCCGGTCGGGAAGGCCTCCTCTGGCTAGCTCCGAGCGAGCGTTCGGCGGCTCTGGAACATCTGGTCGAATCCCTCCGGAAAGGGCTTCCCGCCGCCGGAGTCCCACGCCGGGAAGGACCGCCGTTCTTTCCGCACATCACCTTGGCGCGCCGCGTGATTCTGCCGACTTCGCGGAGAAGCGGCGGGCGGCAGCCGGTTCTGTTGCACCGGCTCGCATGCCCGATCGACTGGTCGGTCCGGGAGATGGCGCTTGTCCGCTCGGAGACCCTGCCGGAAGGCAGCCGTTACCGCCGGCTCGCATCCTGGACTCTGCCTGCGCCGGCCTAGCCGAACTCCCCTTGTAATTTGCACAAGAAGCCCGTACGGAAAGAGACATGCTGGCACGTTATAGCCGAGAGCCGATGCGGGCCCTGTGGCGCGAGGAGCGCCGCCTCGAGCTCTGGTTGGAAATCGAGCTTCTGGCCGTCGAGGCGATGGCGCGCCTGGGGCACGTCCCCGCCGCGGAGGCGGCACGGATTCGTGAACGGGTCAGCTTTTCCTTGGCCGAAGTCCAGAAACGGGAAGAGCAGACCCAACACGAGATCCTCGCCTTCCTGGAAGAGATCGCCGCGCACGCCGGACCGGCGGGCCGCTGGCTGCACCATGGCCTCACGTCCTCGGACATTCTCGACACCGCCCTCGCTCTTCAGCTTCGCGCGGCCTGCGATCTCCTTCACCAGGACCTGCTCGCCCTCCGGATCACGATCGGGGAGCAGGCACGCCGCTATGCTTTCGTGCCCATGATCGGCCGGACGCACGGCGTCCATGCCGAGCCGATCACCTACGGCCTCAAGCTGGCCTTGATGTACGATGAGTTCGGCCGCGCCGCCGAACGGCTGCTGGCGGCGCGGGAGCAGATCTCGGTCGGAAAGCTCTCCGGCGCGGTCGGCACCTATGCGCACGTCGACCCCGCCGTGGAAGAGGAGGTCTGCCGGAAGCTCGGCCTGACTCCCGCGCCCGCATCTAACCAGATCATCCAGAGGGACCGGCACGCCGCCCTGGTCACAACCCTCGCCTTGATCGGCGCCAGCGTCGAGCGATGGGCCATCGAGTTCCGCCATTTGCAGCGGACGGAGGTCCTCGAGGTCGAGGAGCCGTTCGCGAAGGGGCAAAAAGGAAGCAGCGCGATGCCCCACAAGCGGAATCCGATCCTTTCCGAACGGCTTTGCGGCCTTGCGCGCCTCTTGCGCGGCTACGCTCTGGCCGCCATGGAGAACGTGCCGCTCTGGCATGAGCGCGACATCTCCCACTCTTCGGCCGAGCGGGTGATCTTCCCCGACGCCACCACCATCCTCGATTATATGCTTGTCGTGCTGGACCGTCTGGTCGCGGATCAATCGGTCTATCCCGAGCGGATGGCCGAAAACCTGTCACGATCCAAAGGGCTCTTCGCGTCGGAAGCGATTCTGCTCGCCTTGGTCCGGAAGGGGTTGTCGCGCAAAGACGCCTACGAGCTTGTCCAGGAAGCCGCGATGCGCTGCTGGCGCGGAAAGGAGTCGTTCGCCGCCTGCCTGCGGGCCACGCCCAAGATCGCGCAGCTTCTCACTTCGCAGGAGATCGAGCAGGCCTGCGACTGGAAGAGCTATTGCCGCCATATTGCCGATACCTTCAAAAGAGTTGGCTTGGAGGCCCCGGAGCCATAGATTGCGATGGCGATGATTCGAGCCCGGATATCCATTTTGCCAAAGCGCACCGTCTTCGATCCCCAAGGGGAGACCGTTCGCCATGCGTTAGGCCACTTCGGGCTGGCTCCCGTGGAGCGCGTCCGCGTGGGGAAGGAAATCGAGTTGGAGTTCCCTGCTGATACGGATCCGTCGGCCATACGGTCCCGACTCGAAGCGGTCGCGCGGGATTTCCTATCCAACCCCGTCGTCGAAGAGTTCGAGCTCCATTTCGAAGGGCTGCCATGAGATGGGGCGTGGTCGTCTTCCCCGGATCGAATTGCGATCGTGACTGCCTATTCGTGCTCCGGAGCGTCCTCGGCCACGAGGCGGTAACAATCTGGCATGACCAGCGCGTGCTGCCCGCCGTGGACGCCGTCGTGCTTCCCGGCGGCTTCTCGTATGGTGACTATCTCCGGGCCGGAGCGCTCGCCGCCTTCTCCCCGATCATGGCGGCGGTCGGGCGGGCGGCGCGCAGCGGCCTGCCGGTCCTCGGCATCTGCAACGGCTTTCAGATCCTCTGCGAAGCGGGGCTCCTTCCCGGTGCTTTGTTGACCAACGCCGACGGTCTCTTCCATTGCCATCCGGTCCGGTTGCGCGTCGAAACCAGCTGCTGCCTCTTCACCCGGAGCTACACGACCGGGGAGGTCATCCGGATGCCGATCGCGCACGGCCAAGGCCGGTACTATGCCGACTCGGCGACGCTCGATCGGCTGGAACGGTCCGGCTCGATCCTTTTCCGCTATTGCGATGCCTGCGGGGAAACCACGCCGGAATCCAATCCCAACGGATCCTTCGCGAATATCGCCGGAATTTGCAACGAAGAAGGAAATGTGGTCGGGCTCATGCCGCATCCGGAGCGCGCCTGCGACCCCCTGCTCGCTTCGACCGACGGGATCCGGCTCTTTCTCTCTCCCGGCTCTCCGCGGCCCCGGAAGGAGCTTCGGGCCGCCCATGCCGCCAGCGCCCTTGGATAACCTCGATCAGCCCGCTTATTGGGACGACCGGTACCGCCGCGGGGATACGCCCTGGGATCGCGGAACGCACTCGCCCGCCCTGGAAGACGCCTTGCGGCGCTTGCCCCCGCCCGGCCGTGTTCTTGTTCCCGGTTGCGGGGTCGGCCATGATGTCCGCTTTCTGGCGGTCTGCGGCTGGCAGGCGGTCGGCATTGATTTCTCGCCGGCCGCCATCGCCGAGGCCCGGAGACGGGGAGGTCCGGAAGGCGCCGTGTATGAAGAAGGCGACTTCTTTGCCCTGCCGCAGCGGCTCGCCGGAAGCTTCGACCTGGTATGGGAACACACCTGCTTCTGTGCGATCCCCCCGGAGCGCAGGGAAGATTACGTCCGAGCGGCTTACGGAGCCTTGCGGCCCGGCGGCAAGCTCCTGGGCGTCTTCTTCCTCCGGACGGGCCCGGATGATCCGCCCCCTTATTCTTTCACGCTCAAGGAGCTCGACTCCTATTTCGGATGCCGCTTTCTTCTCGAGGCCGAGTGGCTTCCCAGCCACTGCTATCCGGGAAGAGAGGGCGAAGAGATCCTCCGCCTCTTCGCTCGGAAAGATTGATCGGGCCGTCTGGCGGGGCGTCCGCCACGGCTTGTCGGGAGCGGAAGGCGCGCAGCGCAGGAACCAACGTGGACATGCATTCGCGTAGCGTGGAAGACTTGCCTTCTTCTCGACCCCTGTTCCTTCCCCTGACCCGCCTCGACTGGGCGATGGCCGCCGGCTTCCTGCTCATCGCCATTTTCCGGCTCCTCTATGCCCTTACCCTGGATCTGCTACCCGACGAGGCCCACTACTGGCTTTGGGCCCAGCATCCCGCGCTTTCCTACGCCACCAAGGGCCCGGTGGTCGCTTGGATGATCGGCCTGGGCACCCTGCTCTTCGGAGACTCCGTCCTCGGAGTCCGCATTCCCAGCGTCTTGCTTTCGGTCGGAACCGGCTGGCTCTTTTACCGACTGGGGCAGCGGCTCTTCTCCTCCCGGTGCGGGGTTGTCGCGGCCGCCCTCGCTGCCCTCCTTCCGATTTTTGCGGTGGGGTCGGTGCTGATGACCATCGATTCGCCGTCGGTTTTCTTCTGGCTTTTGGCCGCTGCATGGTTTTGGGAAGGCCTCGAGAATCCATCTCCATGGCCATGGGTGGCTTCGGGGCTGGCGGTCGCCGCCGGATTTGCGGCCAAATTCGTCAACTGGTTCGAACCGCTCTCCTTCGCGCTCTTTCTCCTCCATAGCCGCAAAATGCGATCCTGGCTCTTTTCGACCCGTTTCTTGCTCCTTCTCGGCTCCGCCTCCATCGGGCTCCTCCCCTTCCTAGCATGGAACAGGGCGCACGGCGGGATCACGATCGCCCATCTCCTCCACCGAGGCGGGTTGCACGAACCCTTCACCCTCCAACCGGCGGAATTCGCCAAATTCTGGATCGAGCAGGCGCTCTCGCTTTCGCCCCTCGCATTCCTCGCCCTCCTTTGGGCGGCCGTTGCCGGGCTTCGCGACCGGTCCTCCGCCCGGCCCTCCCTCTTTCTGGCTTCGCTCTTTTTTCCTGTCTTCCTCTTCTACGCAATCTTGAGCCTCCATCAGGCCGCTAAGGCCAACTGGACCGTCACGGGCGTTTCTGCGGCGCTGATCGCGGCGGCGGCCTATTGGGACGACCGCGCTCGCCGCTCCTCTTGGGCTCGGATCTTCGTGGGAGCCGGTCTCATCCTGGCCCTGGTCGAGACCGCTTTTCTCCATGGATTGGGCTCCGGCCTCCTGGGACCCAAGGACCCGCTCCTCCGCGCCCGCGGCTGGGCGCAGATCGCCGAGGAGGCCGAACGGCAGGCATCGCTCACCCATCCCGATTTCTGGATCGGAAACGATTATGCCGTGGCGAGCGAAATCGCCTTTTACACCCACCGGAAGGAGGTCTTCGTGCCGAGCTTCCGAAAGCAGGGGACGCAGTTCGCGCTCTGGCCGGGCTATCACGCTTCTCCGAGGAGGCGCGCCCTCTACATCTCGAGCGAGACCGAGGGGACCGTGCCCGCGGAGCTGCTCCGCGAGTTTCCGGACGCCCGCTACCTCGGCGGAACTTGGCGGCAATGGAAGGGC from Methylacidimicrobium sp. AP8 includes:
- a CDS encoding MarC family protein, which codes for MIAQKIGQDSLIFFATINPVGVLGFFFHLTAGLSDAERRTIARRAVLYAALVLGSSVFLGQVLLEAMHVRIASFQVAGGSILFLFALQMIFGHQQEAKAARGEDPAIFPLAMPLIASPEAILAAVLLTDNNVYPIHVQMIDMGLLLGILLFTYLILVGSSRIARLLGKGGMALLIQATGLILASLAVEIVAQGLATLQAANGAAAVHTRW
- a CDS encoding RidA family protein, whose protein sequence is MPPKKAVVPRRLPAAIGPYSPGITIGELCFVSGQLPLPPDGGPLPETIERQTEQAIRNLEAVLAEEGLGLADVVKVSVFLTDLDDFAAMNGIYAQRFPAPRPARTVVEVSRLPQGSRIEIEAIAHR
- the pyrE gene encoding orotate phosphoribosyltransferase, whose product is MDLLEQLRATGALLEGHFVLRSGLHSRQFLQCALLLQHARLASEVCGSLADRVRDLPFPTVISTALGGIPVGQELARQLDRRHIYTEKEGDRLFLKRFTVARGEGLLIAEDVVTTGGAIREVMAAARSAGGRIVGIACLVDRSPKPIDFGVPLISLLRLPIEVFPPDRLPEDLRDIPAVRP
- a CDS encoding multidrug efflux SMR transporter gives rise to the protein MKEVLMQAPGWWLLAGAILLEVTGTICLKISQGFTRALPAALVLVFSGAAFVLMAHAMKSLEMGVAYAVWAGAGTALTAVIGVFLLGESFHWQKLFGIACIILGVTALQAVRS
- a CDS encoding NADH-quinone oxidoreductase subunit A, with amino-acid sequence MNLEYVPILFQTVIAVVVAVSMLGGAILLGQRGRRTPAKDIPYECGKDPMGPTNPRFTVKFYMVAMLFILFDIETVFFFAWAVVYRQELAYGPRILFAMLFFLAVLGVGLVYELRKKALDWTRHG
- the thpR gene encoding RNA 2',3'-cyclic phosphodiesterase, with amino-acid sequence MRLFFALWPSPREQVRFREAAQGFERTVSCRWTAQENLHLTLLFLPSVDEERIDSLISLVTPCALPRICLHLDRLLLQPAGREGLLWLAPSERSAALEHLVESLRKGLPAAGVPRREGPPFFPHITLARRVILPTSRRSGGRQPVLLHRLACPIDWSVREMALVRSETLPEGSRYRRLASWTLPAPA
- the purB gene encoding adenylosuccinate lyase, with protein sequence MLARYSREPMRALWREERRLELWLEIELLAVEAMARLGHVPAAEAARIRERVSFSLAEVQKREEQTQHEILAFLEEIAAHAGPAGRWLHHGLTSSDILDTALALQLRAACDLLHQDLLALRITIGEQARRYAFVPMIGRTHGVHAEPITYGLKLALMYDEFGRAAERLLAAREQISVGKLSGAVGTYAHVDPAVEEEVCRKLGLTPAPASNQIIQRDRHAALVTTLALIGASVERWAIEFRHLQRTEVLEVEEPFAKGQKGSSAMPHKRNPILSERLCGLARLLRGYALAAMENVPLWHERDISHSSAERVIFPDATTILDYMLVVLDRLVADQSVYPERMAENLSRSKGLFASEAILLALVRKGLSRKDAYELVQEAAMRCWRGKESFAACLRATPKIAQLLTSQEIEQACDWKSYCRHIADTFKRVGLEAPEP
- the purS gene encoding phosphoribosylformylglycinamidine synthase subunit PurS, with amino-acid sequence MIRARISILPKRTVFDPQGETVRHALGHFGLAPVERVRVGKEIELEFPADTDPSAIRSRLEAVARDFLSNPVVEEFELHFEGLP
- the purQ gene encoding phosphoribosylformylglycinamidine synthase subunit PurQ; this translates as MRWGVVVFPGSNCDRDCLFVLRSVLGHEAVTIWHDQRVLPAVDAVVLPGGFSYGDYLRAGALAAFSPIMAAVGRAARSGLPVLGICNGFQILCEAGLLPGALLTNADGLFHCHPVRLRVETSCCLFTRSYTTGEVIRMPIAHGQGRYYADSATLDRLERSGSILFRYCDACGETTPESNPNGSFANIAGICNEEGNVVGLMPHPERACDPLLASTDGIRLFLSPGSPRPRKELRAAHAASALG
- a CDS encoding methyltransferase domain-containing protein; its protein translation is MPPAPLDNLDQPAYWDDRYRRGDTPWDRGTHSPALEDALRRLPPPGRVLVPGCGVGHDVRFLAVCGWQAVGIDFSPAAIAEARRRGGPEGAVYEEGDFFALPQRLAGSFDLVWEHTCFCAIPPERREDYVRAAYGALRPGGKLLGVFFLRTGPDDPPPYSFTLKELDSYFGCRFLLEAEWLPSHCYPGREGEEILRLFARKD
- a CDS encoding glycosyltransferase family 39 protein; the encoded protein is MPSSRPLFLPLTRLDWAMAAGFLLIAIFRLLYALTLDLLPDEAHYWLWAQHPALSYATKGPVVAWMIGLGTLLFGDSVLGVRIPSVLLSVGTGWLFYRLGQRLFSSRCGVVAAALAALLPIFAVGSVLMTIDSPSVFFWLLAAAWFWEGLENPSPWPWVASGLAVAAGFAAKFVNWFEPLSFALFLLHSRKMRSWLFSTRFLLLLGSASIGLLPFLAWNRAHGGITIAHLLHRGGLHEPFTLQPAEFAKFWIEQALSLSPLAFLALLWAAVAGLRDRSSARPSLFLASLFFPVFLFYAILSLHQAAKANWTVTGVSAALIAAAAYWDDRARRSSWARIFVGAGLILALVETAFLHGLGSGLLGPKDPLLRARGWAQIAEEAERQASLTHPDFWIGNDYAVASEIAFYTHRKEVFVPSFRKQGTQFALWPGYHASPRRRALYISSETEGTVPAELLREFPDARYLGGTWRQWKGRRIEYFRFWLLGGSSENRTDAGHNSSVSPGGGTITSRPGLSSRSRS